A window of Armatimonadota bacterium contains these coding sequences:
- a CDS encoding phosphotransferase, giving the protein MIDLHIHTNATPHHATWTPVALAVAAAAQGLTVIAVTDHNTTANVITTAMAGMHYGVQVVSGVEIDSAFNGKLWHTLVYAVDPEAPLLLDLCAEVVHRNAADAAQLLRDLAAAGFVMPGLSDRDRPPTVADVALVLARHNQLPGRVAGEGDEEAGMRFILTHFAAAYRPLSVQEVIGVAHDLGGLAVLAHPGREKGIYAIPATDEDIAAMAAVGLDGIEVFYPTHDAATRERLLAAAARHGLLVSGGSDSHHPHQALASWPRTDVTIIDYLSR; this is encoded by the coding sequence ATGATCGATTTACACATTCATACAAATGCAACGCCTCATCACGCAACCTGGACACCGGTAGCATTGGCGGTCGCAGCAGCCGCGCAGGGATTGACCGTGATTGCGGTGACTGACCATAACACGACGGCCAATGTCATCACTACGGCAATGGCCGGCATGCATTACGGGGTTCAGGTGGTGAGCGGAGTTGAAATTGATAGTGCCTTTAATGGTAAATTGTGGCATACGCTTGTCTACGCGGTTGATCCAGAAGCACCGTTACTACTCGATCTGTGTGCCGAGGTGGTTCATCGTAATGCTGCCGATGCAGCGCAGTTGTTGCGTGATCTGGCGGCTGCCGGTTTTGTCATGCCTGGTCTGAGTGATCGTGATCGACCACCAACTGTCGCCGATGTGGCATTAGTGCTGGCCCGCCACAATCAATTACCGGGCCGGGTGGCCGGTGAAGGCGATGAAGAGGCCGGTATGCGTTTTATCCTTACCCATTTCGCTGCTGCCTACCGACCACTCAGCGTCCAAGAGGTGATCGGGGTAGCTCATGATCTGGGAGGACTGGCAGTACTGGCGCATCCCGGACGGGAAAAAGGCATCTATGCGATACCGGCGACTGACGAGGATATTGCAGCTATGGCCGCGGTTGGTCTGGATGGGATCGAAGTTTTCTATCCAACGCACGACGCAGCCACCCGTGAGCGCCTGCTGGCTGCGGCGGCGCGTCACGGCTTGCTGGTGTCTGGGGGGAGTGACTCGCATCATCCCCATCAGGCGCTGGCTAGCTGGCCGCGAACTGATGTAACGATCATCGACTATCTCAGCAGGTAA